In a single window of the Papaver somniferum cultivar HN1 chromosome 8, ASM357369v1, whole genome shotgun sequence genome:
- the LOC113304990 gene encoding uncharacterized protein LOC113304990 yields the protein MSTSSSNDGRSCSFYTSSISTYSSHGGRSWSSEQGFNTCAYNLFLSKKNPMDENQHEDDIHHEDTYEKINHYEDDEFEEHTDDDNRYEDDDSEEDSSLVECDGKSYLVIKSSGTHQADLVQTSKQEPRTPFEKFKIIWQQLRDHFSKTPQVLSIKCIYVGSENIIFRSNNTIDPNSMYWISTDGYYRKEGPTAGYGAIVRDGAGNPIVACSGISTPSSLLYHQLEGVRASLELAKKKGIRKIVMCCNSERTREVTIRFLDEDLHCPHGFGDDKNVICMACVKVFFLHTQIDHASLFPLLNNIRELSFGFEYSFQINAVGRRLNRAADYLAKHIKNAEFEAPEFPIDLQKILLEDARGRSLNGLPFSSQGFCFRKRGSECTGENKNVEIVVLH from the coding sequence ATGAGCACCAGTTCTTCTAATGATGGGCGATCCTGCAGTTTTTATACATCGAGCATAAGCACCTATTCCTCTCATGGTGGACGATCATGGAGTAGTGAACAAGGGTTCAACACTTGTGCTTACAACCTTTTTCTTTCTAAAAAAAACCCTATGGATGAAAATCAGCACGAGGATGATATTCATCATGAGGACACTTATGAGAAAATAAATCattatgaagatgatgaattcGAAGAACATACTGACGACGATAATCGTTATGAGgatgatgattctgaagaagactcTTCACTTGTTGAATGTGATGGGAAATCGTATTTGGTTATAAAAAGTTCCGGAACTCACCAAGCAGATTTGGTTCAGACGTCGAAGCAAGAGCCGAGAACTCCATTTGAAAAATTCAAGATAATTTGGCAACAATTGCGAGACCACTTTAGCAAGACGCCACAAGTACTGTCCATAAAATGCATATATGTAGGCTCCGAAAACATTATTTTCAGATCCAACAATACCATTGACCCTAATTCCATGTACTGGATAAGTACAGATGGTTACTATAGAAAGGAAGGACCTACCGCCGGATATGGAGCTATTGTACGAGATGGCGCTGGTAACCCGATTGTTGCTTGTTCCGGGATTTCTACTCCCTCCTCACTGCTTTATCACCAGTTGGAGGGAGTCAGGGCAAGCTTAGAACTTGCTAAAAAGAAGGGAATTCGTAAGATAGTAATGTGTTGCAACTCAGAGCGGACCCGTGAAGTCACTATCAGATTCTTGGACGAAGATTTACACTGTCCTCATGGTTTTGGCGATGATAAAAATGTCATATGCATGGCTTGTGTGAAGGTGTTCTTTCTTCATACCCAGATCGATCATGCTAGTTTGTTTCCTCTCTTGAATAATATCAGAGAGTTGAGTTTTGGGTTTGAATACAGTTTTCAGATCAATGCAGTTGGAAGGAGACTCAATCGAGCTGCGGATTATCTTGCAAAGCACATAAAAAATGCTGAGTTTGAAGCTCCTGAATTTCCAATAGATTTGCAGAAAATTCTCTTGGAAGATGCTCGTGGAAGGTCCTTGAATGGGCTTCCTTTTTCTTCACAggggttttgttttaggaaaCGAGGATCTGAGTGTACTGGGGAAAACAAGAATGTCGAGATCGTTGTATTACATTAA